GTCTACCCATGTTCAGACAGAATTTCACGTGTTCCGCCTTACTCGAGGACCTCAATGCTTTCTACCGGTACGGGGCTATCACCCACTATGGCCAACATTTCCATGTTGTTCCCGTTCTTACAAAGAGGCCACTGGCCTGGTCCGCGTTCGCTCGCCACTACTAACGGAGTCTCGGTTGATGTCCTTTCCTCTGGGTACTTAGATGTTTCAGTTCCCCAGGTTAGCTCCCTTTCGGGTGACCTAAATGGTCGGGTTTCCCCATTCGGAAATCATCGGATCAAAGCTTATTCGCAGCTCCCCGACGCTTATCGCAGCGTATTACGTCCTTCATCGCCTGTGCACGCCAAGGCATCCACTAGATGCACTTAAGACGCTTGATCGTTCTCATTATCAATGCCCGCAATGTCATCAGCGCTTCCCCCTCTTGAAGGGAAACGCCTCTATCGTCGGGATTGTGAAATCCGCCGCATCACTGCAGCGGTTTTGATCGGTCAGATCAAATTAACCAGAATTCACGTGCTTTCCTTGTTCCTCCCCGGGGTGCGGGTCAAACGGGACAAAGAAGCATCTCTTTACGATGTCGAAAGATCCGGTCGCGGCGCCTTCGCAGGCACAACACAACCAAACTTGTCTCTTATCATTGCGACGTATGGATCGGCGTTCACCGTTGTCTCACCAAGGAATTGGTGGAGCCAGACGGGATCGAACCGACGACATCCTGCTTGCAAAGCAGGCGCTCTCCCAGCTGAGCTATGGCCCCATCAAAGGTGCCAGCCAGATCAGAAGAACTGGTGGGCCCGGGTAGACTCGAACTACCGACCTCACGCTTATCAGGCGTGCGCTCTAACCACCTGAGCTACGGGCCCTTCTGGAACACGCCAGAAGCATCCATAGCCAGGTCCGGCTTGCGAACGCTGACGCGTGAATACGTCGCTTGTGAAGAAAGAGAAACGAAGGCGGCGAAGTTCCGCATGTTTCGGGCAGTTTGACTAACTGACCCTGTGTTCTATGAAAGTCCGATACTAGCAAGCTAGTGAAGGACGATCCTTAGAAAGGAGGTGATCCAGCCGCAGGTTCCCCTACGGCTACCTTGTTACGACTTCACCCCAGTCGCTGACCCTACCGTGGTCGGCTGCTTCCTTGCGGTTAGCGCACCGGCTTCGGGTAGAACCAACTCCCATGGTGTGACGGGCGGTGTGTACAAGGCCCGGGAACGTATTCACCGCAGCATGCTGATCTGCGATTACTAGCGATTCCAACTTCATGCACTCGAGTTGCAGAGTGCAATCCGAACTGAGATGGCTTTTTGGGATTAGCACGTCCTCGCGGACTAGCTGCCCTCTGTCACCACCATTGTAGCACGTGTGTAGCCCAGCCCATAAGGGCCATGATGACTTGACGTCATCCCCACCTTCCTCCGGCTTATCACCGGCAGTCCCTCTAGAGTGCCCAACTAAATGATGGCAACTAAAGGCGAGGGTTGCGCTCGTTGCGGGACTTAACCCAACATCTCACGACACGAGCTGACGACAGCCATGCAGCACCTGTGTCCAGGTCACCGAAGTGAAGAAATCCATCTCTGGAAGTCGTCCTGGCATGTCAAGGGCTGGTAAGGTTCTTCGCGTTGCTTCGAATTAAACCACATGCTCCACCGCTTGTGCGGGCCCCCGTCAATTCCTTTGAGTTTTAATCTTGCGACCGTACTCCCCAGGCGGAGAGCTTAATGCGTTAGCTGCGTCACTGAGAGGTAAACCTCCCAACGACTAGCTCTCATAGTTTACGGCGTGGACTACCAGGGTATCTAATCCTGTTTGCTCCCCACGCTTTCGCACCTCAGCGTCAGTACCGGACCAGTGAGCCGCCTTCGCCACTGGTGTTCTTCCTAATATCTACGAATTCCACCTCTACACTAGGAGTTCCACTCACCTCTTCCGGACTCTAGCTTGCCAGTATCAAGGGCAGTTCTGGAGTTGAGCTCCAGGATTTCACCCCTGACTTAACAAACCGCCTACGTGCGCTTTACGCCCAGTAAATCCGAACAACGCTAGCCCCCTTCGTATTACCGCGGCTGCTGGCACGAAGTTAGCCGGGGCTTCTTCTGTAGGTACCGTCATTATCTTCCCTACTGAAAGAGCTTTACAACCCTAAGGCCTTCATCACTCACGCGGCATGGCTGGATCAGGCTTTCGCCCATTGTCCAATATTCCCCACTGCTGCCTCCCGTAGGAGTCTGGGCCGTGTCTCAGTCCCAGTGTGGCTGATCATCCTCTCAGACCAGCTAAAGATCGTCGCCTTGGTAGGCCATTACCCCACCAACTAGCTAATCTTACGCGGGCTCATCTAATTCCGATAAATCTTTCCCCCGTAGGGCGTATACGGTATTAGCAGAAGTTTCCCTCTGTTGTTCCGTAGAACTAGGTAGATTCCCACGCGTTACTCACCCGTCTGCCACTGCCTCCGAAGAGACCGTTCGACTTGCATGTGTTAAGCCTGCCGCCAGCGTTCGTTCTGAGCCAGGATCAAACTCTCAAGTTTGAAATCTGACTATTGTCGCTAGATGCACGTTTGCATGATTGACGAGAACTCACACTATTCTCAGCACTGGCGAACCAGGCGAGAACAATATGTTTTCTCTTAGAAAACGTGCACCCATCGAAGTCTGTTTAACTTCACCGGAATTGCTTCCGGATCAGTTCGCAAGAACCTCGCCGTCCACGTTTCTCTTTCTTCTATCTTCACAATTTCAAAGAGCTGACCTCGCTGCCCTCGCGGGCCAGGACGTCATTGGAAGCATTGGCTTCCACATTCTTTCAGGATGCAAGAGTTTCTATCCGGTTGCCCGGCAGATCGTCTGCCCTTTCAGAAATCGTTGAACAGTGGGAGCGGCTAGCGCTCGGCGTCGTCAACGTGGCGGGTTGTAGTCGAGACGTTTTAGTCTGTCAACACCCCATTTTCGATTTTCGTTTCTTACCGAATTTCGAAAAACTGAACTCTCTAATTTCTTAGCGATTTCAGTGGCTTGCTGCTCGTTCGGGCCGTTGCCGGCGCCGCGGTCTGCAGCGATGAGCCGGGTTATAGGGGCGACCCTTTTGGCTGTAAAGCCCCCAAAACGACAAAAGCGTCATTTTCTGATTTTGTCGGTTTTGACCATGTGGAAAACTCGACTGAACTACCAGTGATTTCGGGGCTTTGCCGTGAACTCACCCAATATGGGATTTTTCTCAATCTTTTCAATGGCGCGCGCTCCAGGCCGCTCCCCGCCCATCTCCTGCAGCCACCAAAGTGCTGAATCGGCGTTATTTGCCGGCAAACGACAGGTCCACCAACCGCGCCGCCCACCCCGAGAGCCGTCACCAGGGCATTTGTCGCATCCCAGCCCTGAGCCGGGCCCCATCCCGAGATCACGCCACCGCCGCAAGGGTGGGGTGTCCTGTTCTCCCCGAACCAACATTCGTTCCACCCGACATCGGGCCAGTTGGATATCGGAGCAAAAGTTTCACCCTCCGGCCGTCACGTCAGGGCTTGACCCGAGGGCTCTGCACTTGCGGTGCGTAGGGTAAGTGAAGTGTCCTCGGGTCAAGCCCGAGGATGACGATCTATGGAAGTGGCACGATGTTGCCCCACCCTCGATGTCATCCCGGCCTCGAGCCGGGACCCATCTCGAGATCACGCCGCCGCCGCAAGGTGGATCGTGCAACCACCGAATATGCCCACCATTTCAGGATGGATCCCGGCTCAAGGCCGGGATGACACCGTGGTTGGGGAAACGACAGCGAACCTATCCATCTTATCCCCCTCCCCAAAACCGAGCGTATCATCCTCCCATCCCTCCGCATGGGCGGCCTGCAGGCGAACAGTGGCGGAAGGAGCCGGGTGCGGCTTCGCTGCTCGCACAGGTCCGAGTCCGGGCGGAAGCGTGTGCGCGACTCCCCGTGCTGCTCCAAAAACCGGCACCCCGAGACGGTGAGCGTCTCACTAATAAAATTACTCAGGGGCGTAAGCCGTCTCGGGGTCCGCTCGTCTTCGATACCCGCATTACAGGCGGCGCTTGTGCACATCTGCACCTCCCCCCGCAGTTTTGCCGCATTTTTTTTGGATCAGCGCAGTTGATTGATATAGAACTCCGCGCGCGCAAGCCACGAGCTGCATGCGCAGCCGGCTGCAAGACCGGAACGGGGACTGCCGTGACACATCAAAGGATGAGGCGTTGAACGCAGCGCAGAGAAACCGTCATGCCGCGCTGCTCAAGGCCACCGGCTTCGAAGACAGCCCCGCGCTGACGGTGCAGTCGACCGACGGTGAAATTCCCCATGGGCGCGAGCTGAGCTTTGCCTGGCTGAGCGGCACTGTGATGACCGGCCTGACCAGCGTGCTGCTGATGGGTGCGGCGCTTTATGTCTCCTTCCAGGGCCAGGACACTTTCTCCACCGCCTATGAGGCACTGCAGCTTTCGCGCCCGGAAACCGAGGCGCTGACCCCGACCGATCTTTCCGCCAAGTCGTCGCGCCTGCGCCCGGTCACGGCCACCCGCTCGGACCTTGAAGTCATCGAAGCCTCGATCCGCGAGACGGTCGATGGCCGCGACATGATCCGCAACCAGCCGTTCGTGCGCATCCGCGCCACGCTGGCCACCGCCCCGACCTCACTGTCCGAGGGCGTTCCCGATTACGATCCGGTGGCAATTCTCAATGCCACCCAGCCGATCCCGGCAACCGCCAATATCGACGTCAACACTGATGTCTATGGCGCCGAGGTGGAAGGCGAAGTGGCCGTTCGGCTGGCCGCCATGCCGATGACCCTCGTGCCGCCACGCGCCATTTCCGATCAGTCGGCAGCCGAATATGTGCGCAGCGTCGTCGAGGCGACCTTCTTCAGCGACAGTGCGCCGACCATGGCCTATGCCGCGCTCGGCCCCAGTATCCGCGACCTGGGCCTGGTACCGGGCAGCAATACGCTGGCCGGCGTCGCCGAAAACGTCACCGTCGTGCCCCAGACCACAAGGGCAGCCGATGCGGCCCTCGGCCGTTCGGAGCGCTTCCTCACCCTGCGCGAGGCGGCCAGCCTCGATGAGGTGCTGGGCAAGAACGGCTTCTCTCCCAATCAGGCGATCCTGGTCACCGACGCGCTGCGCAATGTTCTGCGCAGCACGGATCTGGCGGCCCTCACCCGGTTGCGCATTCTCTATGGCCCGCTCAGCCACGAAGCGACCAGTCTCGTTCCCTATCGCCTGAGCCTTTATCTGCCGCGCAGCGATGGCAGCTACGAATACAAGGCCACCGTGGCCCTGACCGATACCGGCCAATATGTGCTCGGCATCGAGCCCGACTTTGTCGAATTCCCCGAAGGGGACACCGAAGAGGTCAACGTCGCCAACCTGCCCAGCGTCTACCGCTCCATCTGGGAGACCGGTCGCAAGCATGACCTGGACGATGCCACGATCGAGCGCATCATCGGCATGTATGCCTATGACGTCGACATGACCAAGAAGATCGCGGCCGGCGATTCCATCGAGATTCTGGAAACCACCCCGGATGCCGAAGGCCGCACCGAGCTGCTCTATGTCAGCCTGACCCTGGGCAGCACGACTCGCCAGCTCTATCGCTTCGCCACGGCGGACGGCGTGATCGATTTCTATGATCCCGATGGCGAAACCGGCAAGCGCTTCCTCACCCGCCGGCCGCTCGAAGGCGGCGGCACGCTGCGCTCGCGCTTCGGCTATCGCGTCCACCCCATTTTCAAGACGCGCAAGCTCCATACCGGCGTCGATCTGGCCTCCCGTTCGGGCACGCCAATCTATGCTGCCGGCGACGGCGTCATCAAATATTACAAATGGCAATCGGGCTACGGCAACAAGGTCGAAATCCAGCACGTCAACGGCTACGAGACGGCCTATGGCCACATGTCACGCTATGCCGATGGGCTGGGCGTCGGCAGCCATGTGCGCCAGGGCCAGATCATCGGCTATGTCGGCTCGACCGGCCAGTCGACCGGCCCGCACCTGCATTTCGAGATCAAGATCAACGGCAATCTGGTCGATCCGCTGAGCGTGAAGCTGCCCAAGGACAATGTCCTGCCCCAGCAATATGAAGCCCAGTTCGCCCAGACCATGGCGCAGATCAATGACCTCATGGCCCGCGATCCCGCCCCGATCACCGTCGCCGACGTCAACCACTAAAATTTGCGCTCCAGCGTGAGCCAGGCAACCGCGGCGGAAACCACGCTGAGCGCCGCGGTGATATAGGCGACCGCGGCAAAAGCCGCATCGGTCGCCGCCAGTCGCAGCGCATCTTCCTCGCCGCTCAGCCCGTCGGTGACCACGCCGAAAAATATCGGCAGTTCCGCCGCGCTATCCAGGTTCTGCTCGAACACCGAAGCCACCACCGCCCCGAGCAGGGCCACCGCCACCAGTCCGGCGACCCGGGCCACCGCGTTATTGACCCCCGAGGCGACGCCGGTATCGCCATCGTCCACCGACGTCATCACCGCCGCCGAGAGCGGCGACACGACCAGCCCCATGCCCAGCCCCAGCAGCACGATCGAGGGCAGCACAGCCAGCCACGGATCGTGCAGCGGCGCGGTCAGGCCCAGCGCGGCAAAAGCGGCAGCCACCAGCAGGGAACCCGCTGCAATCAACGGCGCGGGCCCGAACCGGTCGGCCCACTTGCCGCTCAGCGATGACAGCAGTGTCAGGCTGATCCCCAGGGGCAGCAGCACCAGCGATACGGTAGCCGGGGATTCTCCCCAGCCGCCAATCATGGTCATGGGCAGGTAGAACATGGTGCCGCCAAGCGCGAAATAGAGCGCGAAGGTCAGGGCGTTGGCGCCGGAAAAACCGATATTGGCGAAAAGCCCGAGCGGCAGCATCGGATGGGGGCTGCGCGCCTCCCAGACGATGAAGCCCGCGGCCAGCACCAGCCCGCCCCCGCACCACAGAATAGTGTGCGACAACGGCGGTACGCTTTCGCTGCCATCGCCGGTAAGGCCATAGGCGATAAGCATCAGCGCCAGCGTCGCCAGCACCGCCCCGATTACATCGAGCTTCCGCCCCACTTCCGGATGGTCCGGCGCCACGCGGAACCACAGCAGCGCCAGGGCCAGCAGGCCCAGCGGCAGATTGATGGCAAAGACCAGCCGCCAGCTCCAGTCGCCCAAAGCCGTCAGCACGAAGCCGCCGATGATCGGCCCGGCGATCGTGGTCAGTGACGAGGCGGCCGCCCACATGCCGATGGCCTTGCCGCGCTCTTCGCGCGGATAGGCCTTGGCGATGATGGCCAGGCTCCCCGGCACCATGAAGGCCGCGCCTATGCCCTGCACCGCCCGCGCGATGACCAGCACCAGCGGCGTCGGCGCCAGCGCGCAGACGATGGAAGCCGCCACGAAGACCGCAATGCCCAGCCCGAACACATTGCGCAACCCGAACCGGTCGCCCGTGGCGCCGCCCAGCAGGATCAGCGCCGAGAGGAACAGCAGATAGCCATTGCTCACCCATTGCGCATCGGCCAGCGTCGCCCCGAGATCGGCGCGAATGGCCGGAATGGCGATTGATATCACCGAGCCATCGATGAAGCCCATGCTCGAAGCGAGAATGGCGGCGACCAGCACGAAGCGCCGGCTTTGCGGGGCAGCGATATCCTGGGTCATGATGGGTCCAGCAGCGGTTTCCCGGCGAGATTATTCTTTCGCTACATAGACCGCCATCTCATTTCCGCCCGGCTCGCGGAAGTGAAACCGCCGTCCACCCGGAAAATCATACTGCGCCCGGGTGATCGAGCCGCCGGCGGCAATCACCCGGCGCTCGGCGCCATCGAGGTCATCGGTGCGGATCACCGCCATGGTCGCGGCCACCTTGCCCTGGCTCTGATCGATGCCGCCATCGATGCCGGCATTTTCGATGCCATCGTAATCAGGCCCATAGCTGGTAATGCCCCAGCCGAACGCGGCGCGGAAGAAAGCGCTTGTCGTCGCGCGGTTGCTGGACGGGAACTCCACATAGTCGATCTTGTCGGTCATCGCTTCACCTCAATGTTCTCTTTTTGTTCTAAACGATCGAAATCGGCGGTGCAATGAAAAAGGCCGGTCCAAGGGACCGGCCTCCGAAGAGAAGTTATGCCGCCGCTTCGGCTTCTTTCTTGCCGTCAGGCAGCAGCACGATGCCATCGTCATTGGCATCGACCACCACGTTGGAACCATCGCTGACGCGGCCGGCCAGGATTTCCTCGGCCAGCTCGTCCTGCACGGTCCGCTGGATCACGCGCTTCAGCGGCCGGGCGCCATAGGCGGGATCATAGCCTTCATTGGCCAGCCACTCGCGGGCGCGCGGCGTCAGTTCGAGACTGATATCGCGATCCCGCAGCAGCTGCGTCAGCCGGCCGAACTGGATATCGACGATGGAACCCATATGCTCGCGGCCCAGCCGGTGGAACAGCAGGATTTCGTCGATCCGGTTCAAGAATTCCGGCCGGAAGGCCGCCTTGACCATATCGAGCACCTTGCCGCGCACCAGTTCGACCGATTCCCCATCCTTGAGCTCGACCAGATATTCGGCGCCCAGATTGGAGGTGAGGATGATGACCGTATTGCGGAAATCGACCGTGCGCCCCTGCCCGTCCGTCAGCCGCCCATCATCGAGCACCTGCAGCAGGACATTGAATACATCGGGATGCGCCTTCTCGATCTCGTCGAACAGCACGACCTGATAGGGCCGGCGCCGCACCGCTTCGGTGAGCACGCCACCTTCGTCATAGCCGACATAGCCCGGAGGCGCGCCGATCAGGCGGGCCACCGAATGCTTTTCCATGAACTCGCTCATGTCGAGCCGCACCATGGCGGTCTCGTCATCGAACAGGAACTGGGCCAGGCTCTTGGTCAGCTCGGTCTTGCCGACGCCGGTTGGCCCGAGGAACATGAACGAGCCGATCGGCCGGTTCGGATCCTGCAAGCCGGCACGCGAACGCCGCACCGCCTTGGCCACCGCGGCCACCGCCTCGGCCTGCCCGATGACGCGAGCGCCGAGCGAGTCTTCCATATGCAGCAGCTTTTCACGCTCGCCTTCCAGCATGCGGTCGACCGGAATGCCGGTCCAGCGGCTCACCACCTGGGCGATGTCGCTCGAATCGACGGTTTCCTTGGCCATGACCGGATCGGGCTTGCCGTCGCCACCGACATCGTCGGCCGCCTTGAGCCGCTTTTCGAGATCGGGAATGACGCCATAGGCCAGCTCGCCGGCCTTGGCCAGATCACCCTGCCTCTGCGCGATTTCGAGCTGGCTGCGCGCGGCATCGAGCTCTTCCTTGACCTTCTGGCTACCCTGCAGGCGCTCCTTCTCGGCCAGCCACTTGGCCGACAGAGCCTGTGCCTGGTCTTCGAGATCGCCCAGTTCGGTTTCGAGCCGCACCAGCCGCGTCTTGGAGCCGTCGTCCTCTTCCTTGCGCAAGGCCTCGCGCTCGATCTTGAGCTGCATGATGCGGCGATCGAGTTCGTCCAAAGCCTCGGGTTTGGAATCGACGGCCATGCGCAGCCGCGCCGCCGCCTCGTCCATCAGGTCGATGGCCTTGTCAGGCAGGAAGCGGTCGGTGATGTAGCGATTGCTGAGAGTCGCCGCACTCACCAGCGCCGAATCGGAAATGCGGATGCCGTGATGCAGCTCGTATTTTTCCTTGAGCCCGCGCAGGATCGAGATCGTGTCTTCCACGGTCGGCTCGTCCACAAAGACCGGCTGGAAGCGCCGCGCCAAAGCCGCGTCCTTCTCGACATGCTTGCGATATTCGTCAAGCGTCGTCGCGCCCACGCAGTGGAGTTCACCGCGCGCCAGAGCAGGCTTCAGCAGATTGGACGCATCCATGGCGCCATCGGCCTTGCCGGCGCCGACCAGGGTATGCATTTCGTCAATGAACAGGATGATCTGTCCCTCGGCCGCCGTCACTTCCGACAGCACCGATTTCAGGCGTTCCTCGAACTCGCCGCGATATTTCGCGCCGGCAATGAGCGCGCCCATGTCGAGCGACAAGAGGCTCTTGTTCTTGAGGCTCTCGGGCACGTCGCCATTGACGATGCGGATGGCCAGGCCCTCGGCAATGGCGGTCTTGCCCACGCCGGGCTCACCGATCAGCACCGGATTGTTCTTGGTACGGCGGCTCAGCACCTGGATGGTGCGGCGGATTTCCTCGTCGCGCCCGATGACCGGGTCGAGCTTGCCCTCGCGCACATCCTCGGTCAGGTCGCGCGCATATTTCTTGAGCGCATCATAGCTGTTCTCGGCCGAGGCCGAGTCGGCCGTGCGACCCTTGCGGATGGCTTCGATGGCGGCATTGAGCGTCTGCGGCGTCACGCCGACCGAGGCCAGGATCTTGCCGGCATCACTGTCCTTTTCGACCACCAAAGCCAGCAGCAGGCGTTCGACGGTGACATAGGAATCGCCCGCCTTCTGCGCCGCGCTTTCGGCGGTGTCAAACACCCGCGCCAATTCGCGGCCCAGATAGAGCTGGCCGGCATCGCCGGACACGGTGGGGATTTTGGCGATCGCCGCTTCCACGGCCGCCCGCGCCGCCTTGGGATCGCCCCCGGCCTGACTGATCAGCCCATTAGCCATGCCCTGATCGTCATCGAGCAGGACTTTGAGCAGGTGGATGGGCGCAAATTGCTGATGCCCCTTGCCCAGCGCCATGGTCTGCGCGCTCTGGATGAAACCCCGGGCCCGCTCGGTATATTTCTCGATATTCATGCAACTCTCCTTGTCTCGCCCGCTGTCCGGCCCATCGAGGCACCTGAACATGCGGCGGAAGCGTCGTCTGGTGGAACGCCTGACACGCAGCACTGCTCCATCACGAGCAGTATATGGGGAGCATTTGGCGAGGGAAAAGAGGGCGTGCGCAAGCGCCGCCTGCAACGCGGTTGCCGATAGACGAACGCATGCCAGGACTGGCAGCGAGCGGATCCCGAGACGGCCTTCGCCTCTGGTAAATTTAATAATGAGACGGAAGCCGTCTCGGGATGCCGGGACTTGCTCGGACGGCGCGATCGCAGACCCTAGCGGTTAGCCGTAGCACCCCACCCAAACGCCTCGTCCGCTCGACCCGGAGCGGAGCGCGACCTCCACTCCCCCGGCTGGCTTCCGGACACCCGTCGCTGCAGCGCCGCCCGTATCCCGGAAGATGGGGAGGATGATACGCGCGGTTTTGGCGAGGGGGATAAGATGGATAGATTTGTGCGTGTGGCTTACCCCCACCCTCATTCCCTCCCCACAAGGGGGAGGGAAGCCTGCTCCATGCTTGCGGAAACATTTGAGATGATCCTTGAGGGTCGCTCTGGCGCCTCCCTCCCCCTTGTGGGGAGGGACTGAGGGTGGGGGTGGTTTGGCCCCGATATCCGGCATGACCCATCCACCTTGCGGCTGTGGCGTGATCTCGGGATGGGTCCCAGCTCAAGGCCGGGATGACATCGGGGGCGGGGCGGGATCGTGCCGCCAGCGTCGACAAAAAGGCCGGACATTGCTGCCCGGCCTTGAAACTTTACTCGGCGGCGGTGCTGCCGGCCGTGAGGAATGCCGGCAATTCGCCGACATCGGGCTGATCGGCCCCGGCGAGATCGCCACTGTCACCCCCCGCCGGACGGCGGCGGCGCGGACGGCGCTCACGCGGCTTGCGGGCCTCGCCCTCGGCCTCGACCGGCTGCTCGCCGGACGCTTCGACCGCCTCGGTTGCCGCAACGGGCTGGGCTTCCTCGCTGGCAGAAACCGGCTGCTGGACTTCGCCTTCGGGGCGGAAGCGTTCGCGATTGCGCTGGCGGTCGCGACGATCACCGCGCTGCTGGCGCTCGCCATCCTGGCGCGGCTGGCCCTGACCCTGTTCGCCTTCGCCAGCCTGTTCCTCGCCTTCAGCCTGCACATATTGCTGCTGCGGCGGGGGCTGGGGCGAAGCGAAACGCGAGTTCATGTCGGGCATGTCGTCGTCGAAATCGTCGTCCTGACCTTCCGGCCGCTGGCCGTTCTGGGCCTGCTGGGCGCTGGAAACGATGCGGAAATAATGCTCGGCATGCTGGAGATAATTCTCCGCCATCACCGAATCGCCTGATGACTGGGCGTCGCGGGCAAGCTGGAGATATTTCTCGGCGATATGGGCCGCGTTGCCGCGCACCTTCACGTCGGGTCCATTGCTCTCGAAATTGCGGGACAACGGATTGACGTGCTTGCGCCCGCCGTTGCGGCCACGCTGCCGGTTCTTGTTATTCTGGTTGTTGGGTCTCATCTGGTCGCTTTATCTAACTCTAGAAAAATAAGCGTCACACTGCTGGCGGACCGGCTTACTGCCTGGTCGGGCCAATTCCGGAACAAAGCACTCTGGGCTCTCGAACCGGCTCTATCTGGCTTCATGAAGACCGAAACCGTCGAACGGCGCTCCGAACCTGTCCCGCGTCGTTCCCGCCTCTGCCGGAACCGCGCTGCGCATCGCAGCCAATGAATT
This sequence is a window from Devosia ginsengisoli. Protein-coding genes within it:
- a CDS encoding VOC family protein produces the protein MTDKIDYVEFPSSNRATTSAFFRAAFGWGITSYGPDYDGIENAGIDGGIDQSQGKVAATMAVIRTDDLDGAERRVIAAGGSITRAQYDFPGGRRFHFREPGGNEMAVYVAKE
- the clpB gene encoding ATP-dependent chaperone ClpB: MNIEKYTERARGFIQSAQTMALGKGHQQFAPIHLLKVLLDDDQGMANGLISQAGGDPKAARAAVEAAIAKIPTVSGDAGQLYLGRELARVFDTAESAAQKAGDSYVTVERLLLALVVEKDSDAGKILASVGVTPQTLNAAIEAIRKGRTADSASAENSYDALKKYARDLTEDVREGKLDPVIGRDEEIRRTIQVLSRRTKNNPVLIGEPGVGKTAIAEGLAIRIVNGDVPESLKNKSLLSLDMGALIAGAKYRGEFEERLKSVLSEVTAAEGQIILFIDEMHTLVGAGKADGAMDASNLLKPALARGELHCVGATTLDEYRKHVEKDAALARRFQPVFVDEPTVEDTISILRGLKEKYELHHGIRISDSALVSAATLSNRYITDRFLPDKAIDLMDEAAARLRMAVDSKPEALDELDRRIMQLKIEREALRKEEDDGSKTRLVRLETELGDLEDQAQALSAKWLAEKERLQGSQKVKEELDAARSQLEIAQRQGDLAKAGELAYGVIPDLEKRLKAADDVGGDGKPDPVMAKETVDSSDIAQVVSRWTGIPVDRMLEGEREKLLHMEDSLGARVIGQAEAVAAVAKAVRRSRAGLQDPNRPIGSFMFLGPTGVGKTELTKSLAQFLFDDETAMVRLDMSEFMEKHSVARLIGAPPGYVGYDEGGVLTEAVRRRPYQVVLFDEIEKAHPDVFNVLLQVLDDGRLTDGQGRTVDFRNTVIILTSNLGAEYLVELKDGESVELVRGKVLDMVKAAFRPEFLNRIDEILLFHRLGREHMGSIVDIQFGRLTQLLRDRDISLELTPRAREWLANEGYDPAYGARPLKRVIQRTVQDELAEEILAGRVSDGSNVVVDANDDGIVLLPDGKKEAEAAA
- a CDS encoding MFS transporter, which codes for MTQDIAAPQSRRFVLVAAILASSMGFIDGSVISIAIPAIRADLGATLADAQWVSNGYLLFLSALILLGGATGDRFGLRNVFGLGIAVFVAASIVCALAPTPLVLVIARAVQGIGAAFMVPGSLAIIAKAYPREERGKAIGMWAAASSLTTIAGPIIGGFVLTALGDWSWRLVFAINLPLGLLALALLWFRVAPDHPEVGRKLDVIGAVLATLALMLIAYGLTGDGSESVPPLSHTILWCGGGLVLAAGFIVWEARSPHPMLPLGLFANIGFSGANALTFALYFALGGTMFYLPMTMIGGWGESPATVSLVLLPLGISLTLLSSLSGKWADRFGPAPLIAAGSLLVAAAFAALGLTAPLHDPWLAVLPSIVLLGLGMGLVVSPLSAAVMTSVDDGDTGVASGVNNAVARVAGLVAVALLGAVVASVFEQNLDSAAELPIFFGVVTDGLSGEEDALRLAATDAAFAAVAYITAALSVVSAAVAWLTLERKF
- a CDS encoding M23 family metallopeptidase; translation: MNAAQRNRHAALLKATGFEDSPALTVQSTDGEIPHGRELSFAWLSGTVMTGLTSVLLMGAALYVSFQGQDTFSTAYEALQLSRPETEALTPTDLSAKSSRLRPVTATRSDLEVIEASIRETVDGRDMIRNQPFVRIRATLATAPTSLSEGVPDYDPVAILNATQPIPATANIDVNTDVYGAEVEGEVAVRLAAMPMTLVPPRAISDQSAAEYVRSVVEATFFSDSAPTMAYAALGPSIRDLGLVPGSNTLAGVAENVTVVPQTTRAADAALGRSERFLTLREAASLDEVLGKNGFSPNQAILVTDALRNVLRSTDLAALTRLRILYGPLSHEATSLVPYRLSLYLPRSDGSYEYKATVALTDTGQYVLGIEPDFVEFPEGDTEEVNVANLPSVYRSIWETGRKHDLDDATIERIIGMYAYDVDMTKKIAAGDSIEILETTPDAEGRTELLYVSLTLGSTTRQLYRFATADGVIDFYDPDGETGKRFLTRRPLEGGGTLRSRFGYRVHPIFKTRKLHTGVDLASRSGTPIYAAGDGVIKYYKWQSGYGNKVEIQHVNGYETAYGHMSRYADGLGVGSHVRQGQIIGYVGSTGQSTGPHLHFEIKINGNLVDPLSVKLPKDNVLPQQYEAQFAQTMAQINDLMARDPAPITVADVNH
- a CDS encoding DUF4167 domain-containing protein, encoding MRPNNQNNKNRQRGRNGGRKHVNPLSRNFESNGPDVKVRGNAAHIAEKYLQLARDAQSSGDSVMAENYLQHAEHYFRIVSSAQQAQNGQRPEGQDDDFDDDMPDMNSRFASPQPPPQQQYVQAEGEEQAGEGEQGQGQPRQDGERQQRGDRRDRQRNRERFRPEGEVQQPVSASEEAQPVAATEAVEASGEQPVEAEGEARKPRERRPRRRRPAGGDSGDLAGADQPDVGELPAFLTAGSTAAE